The window TTAAGTTGTCTTTTGTTGGTCATTGTTCCTGCCTGTGTGTTCTTATTCCTGATTGTCTTGTGTGGATTTACTCCTGTTTCAGGTCTGAACAGGACACCcccttttctgggacgtcccctcaagacatttgtgtttttgcattttaagttAAGAAAATTGTTCTGCTCTTCCTTTCACCAGTCAAATAATCACACAAAAACTACTGTCATCATTAGAACACATTATCTATCATtacataaatgtattgttttcaataatatattttattgcagcTGGCAtgcaagcaaacacacacagaaaactACACACAGTAAACGAATCATCCACGTTCAAATTGTTTCAAAAATAGTCAAGGAagacacaaacaaataatttctgACCTTCTGCATTTGGTGCAGGGGCGAGTACGCTGACAGACACATTGTCAGAGCTCTTCTGTCCCGCCGTGTCGGTGACGGTCAGCTCAAAGGTGTAAATTCCTTCTCTAAGACCACTGAGTTTCAGTAGACCTGGGTGAGTCACCTGGAGAATAATCAAGACCAGTGAACCTCACATATTACTTAGTACCCAAGTCTCTGTAATTGCTGTAAATAATTACAGCTGGTCCACTCAGAGCTACTGGAATATACAAagaatttttaattatgtaatgttATGGCAAGCTTTTAAATCAATGTTGTGGTAAGGGACTGCATGTTGGGACAGTTGCAACAATGTGTTGCAGCTGTCCCTACACTGATAGCCGTGATAAAGCATATATTAGCTTGACACAATATAATCGACATATATTAGCTTGACACAATATAATCGACATATATTAGCTTGACACAGTATAATCGACACATGCTAGCTATGCCTATCAGAAGCTCagaaaacactgattaaaatgttatgtttttacaatGCATCACACAAACAACTTTTCTTttgatcttttaaaaaaaatacttttttaccatgattttttattttttgtagaagGAATGTGACTGATTCTTTCAAGAAGGATGAGATGCCAATAAAGCATGTGCAGTATGAATATCATTACTGTAGCTTATTCCTTCTTTAAGAAATAAGACATGTTGCAACTGCCCCTCATTGCAACCATCCCCGCTCTCCCCTATGAGTATTTTGGTCATGGTATTTTGCAGTTTCTCCAGAAGTGCACTGTAATGTAACTgacacaaacataaaatgtaacagCCTATTTGGATAGCTTGCAATGGCTGTCAGGTCAGCACAAATGCTATCAAATacagctgtatttattttaatgaaagtgTTCAAAGTTGCCACACGATGCTGTGATTGCTTAGAAGGCAATCAAAAAGAAAGCAATTTGCTGCAATAAAGTGACTGGAAGTCAGATTTGGCAGCTTTCAGGCAACACAACCGAGTTGAACTGAGAAGATACAACATGGGGTCACTACAGTTGAGAGTGCACTCATTGCATCTCTTCTAATGATATGGTTGAAAACTTATTaaacactaaatattaaaaaaaacaacggTACAGCAATCTTCAATGAATTCAAAAAGTAGTTCAAAATGTGCTTTGTCCAGCTGTTCAGGATGTTCAGACCAAGCAATGTCGCAGTGTTAAACTTTGAGAGATgactatattaaaatgaaaggaTTACCTTTATTTTAATGGAGGGGTCTCCTTTTACAAGAGCCCATTCATAATGTATGATGTCATGATCATCAGTGCTATCTCTGCCATCTAGCACCGCCCAGTCTGTTGGTAGTTGAACCACCAAGTCCTGACCCGCATCACTACGGGGCGGCTCATCCAAACCTGTGAAACccaaacacacaaaaagtcAAGTTCATCAATTTTTGTGATAACACAAACTCTAAAATATCAagcctttttgttttatttacagtagggTGAACTGGAACAGGGGGAGAGGGTGTAGAGCTTCTCATAGTTTCTTTTGCTCCAGtataacttaaagggatagttcacccaaaaattaaagttcagTCACAGTTAACTTACTCTCAAGTTTttcctgtatgagtttctttcttctgttgaacacaaaagaagatattttgaagaatgttgtttaaccaaacagttgccgGTAGCCTTTTACTTCCATAGTATGAAAAAAATACTAGTCACTGCAAGTCACTGGCTACTAGCGACTACCAACATTCTTTTCATCTTCTTTtctgttcagcagaagaaagaattTAATACTGCTTTGGAacatcatgagggtgagtgaatgatAGCAAATCGGTgacaaatatttcagttttggatgaactatccctttattcCTGATTATTCCCATTTTTTCCCTttgattgcaaagctgaattttcagcatcattactctagtcctAAATGTTACATAATCCTTCAGACATCATtcttaatatgttgatttagaGCTCAGTAAACATTACTTATTATAGTCAAAGTTAAgacagttgttttatttttgtgtgcatCATGAAATCTTTTTTCATGATTATTTAATGAAGTTCAAAAGGACAGCACTTTATTTGCAATAGAATTTCTGTAGAAATGTCCATTCTACTGGCTGTTCCTTTCGATCAATGTgttgcatccttgctaaataaaagcattacttTTGTTCAAAAAAGGTACATCTTATATCTCTGGGTAACATCCCAGCAAGCaatttttggtctaaaaaaCGTATATTAGCCGTTGAAACACAGCCCAGACGTCTAGGCTAACATAAGGATGTcattgggctgtcagtgaaaatttaatagacgtctaaaCATAGCCCTAGAATAGAcgataaatatatacactgttcaaaagtttggggtcagtacatttttattttttttttttttttttttttaagaaagtaatacttttattcaccaaggatgtattaagttaataattaaaagtttattaaaagttcataataaataatttacattcttataaaatatttatattttgaataaacactgtactttttaaacttgttattcatgaaagaatcctgaaaaaaaataattctaataataaatctgcatattagaatgatttctgaaggatcatgtgacacttaagactggagtaacagctgataaaaattcagcttttcatcacaggaataaattctattttaaagtatgttaaaataaaaaacattattttatattgtaaaaacattttgcaatattactgttttttttttcctatatttttaatcaaataaatgcagccttgatgagcataagagacttctttaaagactattacaagtcttactgaccccaaacttttgaacgatagtgtatatatatatatatatacatatataaatatatataaatatagaaaaaaaacaaacaccttGTAAACGCTGTTGACTTTGCTTACATGATGAAATATCATACATCTCACAagtattttgccaaaaaatgacatgtaactAAATTCAAGATTATTTGGTCTAGAAGTGGGTTACAAATAGCCGGACTATATCGGGTCTATAGTTAAAacagacgttgaaatgacgacTATTGCTTGCTGGGATAAGACAAAAACTTTCATAAGGCACAGGCCTAAACCCATTCAGTACGCGGCCCGCGATTCATCTGAGAAACCCACCCTGCATTACGGACTCGTCCTCATCGATCCCATACGTAGGTCTCCCGGCTGAAGTGCTCGGACTGTCCGTTGTTGGGGGGGGTCTAGAGCTGTTGTTCACCCGACTGTAGGTGCTGAATCCTGGCTGAAATGAAAACGAGCACACATTCCTGCCCCTATACGTGCAGTTGAACAAATAACAGCGTAAACTGTCGTCCGACTGCTTGAGGTCCTCTTGGATGATGGCGGCTGTGCAGTGCGGATGAGAGCAGCAGGCATGCACGCAGTCCCTCCAGCTAAACACCCTCTGCGGGGCGGACAAAAACGCGGCGCCCTGCTCGATGGATGCGCTGGCGCGAATGATGCGCTCCTCCACCGCTTTGAAGCCACTGATACAGCGGTCTccatcctcctcatcctcccTCGAGTCCGACTCATCCTGCTGTAACTGCTTACGGAACTCCTCCAGCAGTTCTTCCACACCAGATATTTTGGATTTGAGATCAGAGGTTGAAGAGGATCGCGTCATGACTGTCGTCGTCATAAAGAGAAGAACAGAACAGATGAGCGCCCGCTGGATATGATGCGCCGAAGGAAACATAATGGCTCAGTTCTCAAGATGGAAACAATGGCACGCTTTTTCTCACATCACATACGAGATTAAAAGTATTAGTATACTATAAAGAGAATCAACGTTTAGCGCATtttagaagaacagcaaaaAGCACCTGCACCTGTCGTTTTCACGGCCAACTGATCTGAAATCTGTGCAGCGCCTAATGCACCATTGTGCTGCCAAGCTAGTTCGTTCCTGCAGGCGGCACTCTGTGGCTCAGCCTAAACACCATTGACCATTATAGATATTCCTAAatctttt is drawn from Labeo rohita strain BAU-BD-2019 unplaced genomic scaffold, IGBB_LRoh.1.0 scaffold_73, whole genome shotgun sequence and contains these coding sequences:
- the lrp11 gene encoding low-density lipoprotein receptor-related protein 11, which translates into the protein MFPSAHHIQRALICSVLLFMTTTVMTRSSSTSDLKSKISGVEELLEEFRKQLQQDESDSREDEEDGDRCISGFKAVEERIIRASASIEQGAAFLSAPQRVFSWRDCVHACCSHPHCTAAIIQEDLKQSDDSLRCYLFNCTYRGRNVCSFSFQPGFSTYSRVNNSSRPPPTTDSPSTSAGRPTYGIDEDESVMQGLDEPPRSDAGQDLVVQLPTDWAVLDGRDSTDDHDIIHYEWALVKGDPSIKIKVTHPGLLKLSGLREGIYTFELTVTDTAGQKSSDNVSVSVLAPAPNAEVCTGHCSRYQFMCDDGCCIDIGYACDGKQHCPDRSDEDFCQNFDSGHKSNPASKHGPDIQTEAEAQTPTEIQFGDIPKPEQRQHNGFNSEDPCAAPPVVGPCKGVFPRWYYDSKTGDCQHFQYGGCKGNHNNFLQKSDCINECIQKLLTKHQGTATPLPSVKANTSPIASVHKEKLQNPLKESQNSLPSFKIQRVLEGHPPPESGAILPLALGLIISVLLLLMVGCRLWLVRRRLKKALPLTTEESDYLINGMYL